The Candidatus Hydrogenedentota bacterium genome contains the following window.
TTTTCGGGCGCAATTTTCTCTTCCTGTTCCTGGCCATCGGCGCGGTGGAGTGGCTGACCATGGCGCGGATCGTGCGGGGGCAGGTGCTGTCCCTGCGCGAGCGGGAGTTTGTGGAGGCGGCGGAGGCGCTGGGCTTCAGTTGGGCGCGCATCCTGCTGCGCCACATCATCCCGAACACGCTGGGTCCGGTGATCATCTACGCGACCCTGACGGTGCCCCGGGTGATGCTGCTGGAGGCCACCATGAGTTTCCTCGGGCTTGGCGTGCAGCCGCCCATGAGCTCGTGGGGGCTGCTCATCAAGGACGGCGTGGAGACGATGGAGGAGTACCCCTGGCTGCTGCTGTTTCCGAGCATCGCCTTCTCCGCCACGCTCTTCGCGCTGAACGCCCTGGGCGACGGCCTTCGCGACGCCCTGGACCCGCGCACGTCGAAGGACTGAGGGCGGCATCCTTTGCCGGGGCGGACAGGGTGGGCGAAGAGGAGGGAAGAAAACTACCACAAAGGACGCAGGGAACGCAGAGAGGGAAGGGGGGACGGATAGGACGGATAGGACGGATAGGACGGATAGGACGGAGAGGCCGGATGGACGGGGGGGACGGAAACAGGATTAGAGCAAGAGCAAGAGCAAGATTAAGAGCAAGAATAAGCCGGGGTGGACGGGGGGGATGACGCAGGGGAAAGGATGGACGGGGGAGGGGGGAAGGGAGGAAAGGGCGTCAGTCTTCGGGGCGCTCTCCGGCGGGGGCCATTTTGACGAGTTTGGGGTCGAAGCGGGCGAGCACCTCGACGAGGTCGTCTTGGGCGGCCATGACTTGGCCGATGTCTTTGTACACCGCGGGGGACTCGTCCAGCCCGGCGGAGAGGAGGGTCACGCCGCGCTCGCGGAGCATGCCCTGCATGTCGGCCCAATGGAGCGTCTTTTTCGCCTGGGTCCGGCTCATGGCCCTGCCCGCGCCATGGGAGGCGCTTTCGAGGCTGTCGGGGTTCCCCCTGCCGCGCACGACATAGCCCGGCGCGGCCATGGAGCCGGGGATGACGCCGAGGGCGCCTTTTCCGGCGGGGGTGGCGCCCTTGCGGTGGACCACGAGCTCCTCGCCGCCGTGGCGCTCTTTCCAGGCGAAGTTGTGGTGGTTCTCGACGCCGAGCAGGGCCTCCGCGCCGAGGCTGCGGAGGATGTGCCGGTGGATGAGCGCGTGGTTTGCGGCGGCGTACTCGCCCATGAGCCGCATGGCCCGCCAGTACTCGCGCCCTTCGGCGGAGTCCAGGTCCAGCCAGGCGAGGTGGGCCATGTTTTCGGGGAGGCCGCTTTGCCGTTTCCGCGCCAGGGCGCTGTAGTGCCGGCAGACCTCGGCGCCGGTGCCGCGGCTGCCGCTGTGGCTCAGCAGGGCCAGGTACACGCCGGGGGGCAGGCCCGCGTCGGGCGCGGTGACCTCGAGGGCGCCGAACTCGACGAAATGGTTGCCGCTGCCGCTGGTGCCCAACTGCGCCCAGGCCTTGTCCTTGAGGGACTTTGTGACGGTGGACACGCCCCAGTCGAGGTCCATGACGTCATGGGCGCGGCGCTCTTTGAACTCGGCGCCGACGCCGAAGCGGGTCTCCGTTTCGATGGCGCGGCGCAGTTCGCCCACCCTGTCCGTGAGGGCCGAGACGGGCCAGTCCAGCACGGTCATCTTCATGCGGCAGGCGATGTCCACGCCGACGGCATAGGGGATGACGGCGTTGCGGACGGCGAGCACGCCGCCGATGGGCAGGCCGTAGCCGACGTGCGCGTCGGGCATGAGCGCGCCGCGCACGGCCACGGGCAGGCGGCAGGCGTTCTCCATCT
Protein-coding sequences here:
- a CDS encoding RtcB family protein, which produces MENACRLPVAVRGALMPDAHVGYGLPIGGVLAVRNAVIPYAVGVDIACRMKMTVLDWPVSALTDRVGELRRAIETETRFGVGAEFKERRAHDVMDLDWGVSTVTKSLKDKAWAQLGTSGSGNHFVEFGALEVTAPDAGLPPGVYLALLSHSGSRGTGAEVCRHYSALARKRQSGLPENMAHLAWLDLDSAEGREYWRAMRLMGEYAAANHALIHRHILRSLGAEALLGVENHHNFAWKERHGGEELVVHRKGATPAGKGALGVIPGSMAAPGYVVRGRGNPDSLESASHGAGRAMSRTQAKKTLHWADMQGMLRERGVTLLSAGLDESPAVYKDIGQVMAAQDDLVEVLARFDPKLVKMAPAGERPED